The following nucleotide sequence is from Litoribacterium kuwaitense.
TCGTATGGATAAGTAGCCATTGGGTCATACGATAGCCTTGTTCGTCTTCAGTGTTGCTTATTTTCTATTTCGTGAAGGTGTGTTGCATTTGCAGCGCACCTTTTTTGTTTTTTTAAACAAAAAACAGTCCTCACCTTCATAAAGTGATAGGGTTTGAGCGATCAATTTTACTTATTCAGAGGAGGAAAATTTAAATGTCAAAACAAAAGAACATTAGGAATAGTGAGAAGAGTTATTTAGATGACGGTTAGTGACTGATCGTCGATCGGATGAAAGATACGGAAGGAGTAGTACGTTATGTTTCAAGTTTTAAAACGGTTATCTTGGTTTTTTAAAGAAGAAAAGAAGCGTTATACCATTGCATTAAGCTTGCTCTTCATTGTAGGCGTGATTGACCTTGTTCCACCAAGAATTATTGGACTCACTGTCGATCAGATGCAAATCGGGGCTATGGATAAGGAAAAAGTTGTTTTATACTTATTTGTTTTATTAGGAACGACTGCCCTATCCTATATATTAACCTATGGCTGGATGTATCAGCTTTTTGGCGGTGCCTTTTTAGCGGAGAAACGCTTGCGCTCAAAATTAATGAGTCATTTATTCAAGATGGCCCCGCCTTTTTTTGAGCGTCAGCGTACGGGTGATTTAATGGCACGAGGAACCAATGACTTAAAAGCAGTGTCGATGACGGCTGGGTTCGGTTTGTTGACCCTCGTTGACGCAACAGCTTTTATGCTCGCTATTTTAGTGGCCATGACAATTATGATTGATTGGAAGCTGACTCTTGCTGCTGTATTGCCCTTGCCGATCATGGCCGTGGCTATTGCTTATTTAGGGGGTAAAATTCATACACGGTTTACAGCGGCACAAAAAGCGTTCGGGACACTAAATGATCGGGTTTTAGAGTCTGTGGCAGGAATGAGGGTTATTCGTGCCTTCAGAAAAGAACGCGATGATGAAGAACGGTTTTATCGCATGAGTGAGGACGTTTATGAGAAGAATGTGCGAGTTGCTAAAATTGAGGCATTTTTTGACCCTTTAGTTAATATTATTGTTGGCTTAAGCTATACGATTGGGCTTGGGTATGGGACCTATCTTGTGTTACAGCAGGAGCTTACGATTGGTCAGTTAATCACCTTTAATATTTATTTAGGGATGCTTATTTGGCCGATGTTTGCCATTGGCGAACTCATTAATATTATGCAACGAGGCAATGCTTCTTTGGCACGAGTGAATGAAACACTCGAAGAGAAAGAAGATGTGCCAGATCCTGAAAATCCTGCGGTTGTAGGAGGAGACGGTTCAATTGTCTTTAATGAGCTAAATTTTTCGTACCCGGATACGGATGATGCACAATTAAAAGAGGTTTCCCTAAGGATTGGCAAAGGAGAAACCATTGGTATTGTCGGGAAAACTGGTAGCGGAAAGTCAACCTTCGTGAAACAGCTTTTACGCTTTTACCCAAACATTCAGGGAGAGCTTGGTTTTTACGGTGCGCCTATTGCACAGCAAGCGAAGGTTTCTGTTCGTGCCCGGATTGGTTATGTGCCACAGGATCACATTTTGTTTTCAGCATCGGTGCAGGAAAACATTATGTTTGGAAACCCTGATGCCACGGAGAAAGAATTTAATGAAGCTGTTCGTCTATCCGCTTTAGAAAAAGACTTGACCTTTTTGCCGGAAGGTCTTGAGACGATGGTTGGAGAAAAAGGAGTGGCTCTTTCAGGTGGGCAAAAGCAACGGATTTCCATTGCCCGTGCCTTGATCGATGATCCCGATGTCTTAATTCTTGATGATTCACTATCTGCTGTCGATGCAAAAACAGAAGCTTTGATTGTGGAAAATTTACAGCAAAACCGTACCGGGAAAACAACCTTAATTACGACCCATCGGATGTCGGCAGTAGAGCATGCGGATCAGATCTATGTGTTTGATCAAGGTCGGATTGTCGAGTCGGGGACGCATGATGAGCTTATGAATGGCGACGGTTGGTATAAAGAACAGGCTGTAAGGCAAAAGATGGACACGGAAGGAGTGCTCCCGTGATGAAAATGCAAACAGGAAAGCGGCTTTATCAATACGCTTTGACAAGTAAAAAAAGAATTTTGCTTGGGTTATTGTTACTGGTGGTAGCGGTGGGAGCAGAATTAAGCGGTCCACTTATTGCCAAGACCATTATTGACCGTCATATTGTCGGTGTTGAAGAGCCATGGTATAGCACGACAGAGCAACCTAATGCTGTTGAGTACAAAGGCACATGGGTCATTCGTGAATCGTATGCTGACGATGCTAATTCATTGGAACCGGCTGGTCAAGTTGCTCAGATCGGAACGACTTTTTATTGGACAGAAGAGGTTCTCCCACAATATGGGGAACGTTCGTTTGACAATGGGGTTATGAGAGTGTCAAGCGAAGAGATCGAGTTTACGACACAAGCCAGTCCTTTAAGTGGCTCAGAGATTTTGGCTTTTTATCAGCCAGAAGTGGCAAAAATCATTGGCTGGCTAAGCTTTTACTTAGGATTAATTATTGTGGCCACCTTTTTCCAATACGGACAAAATTATTTTCTCAAAGTCTCAGCTAACCGTATTATTCAAAGGATGCGCATCGATGTATTTTCTCATTTGTCGCGCTTGCCGGTTCGTTTTTTTGATAATCTTCCCGCCGGAAAAATTGTTTCCCGCGTAACGAATGATACGGAAGCGATACGTGAGTTGTATGTTGCTGTTTTGTCTAACTTTTTTACGAGCGGTATTTATATGCTTGGTATTTATACAGCGATGTTTTTCTTAGATGCGCGCTTAGCCGCATTTAGCTTGCTACTCATTCCGGTGATGGTCGTGTGGATGGTCGTTTACCGTAAGTTAACATCTAAACACAATCATGACATTCGCTCCAAAATTAGTGAAATTAATGCGAATATGAACGAAAATATTCAAGGCATGTCAATGATACAAGCGTTTAGACGTGAGCAAGATCGGATGGAGCAATTTGAGGAAATGAATGAATCCTATATGCAGTCACAGAAAAAGCTCCTTCTCATTGATTCTCTGACGTCACATAACTTAACATGGGTGTTAAGAAATATCGTCGTTGCCATGATTATTTGGTTTGCCGCAGGTGGAGCAGCTGGAACAATAGGCAGTATTATTACGCTCGGTACGCTATATGCTTTTGTCGATTACGTCACGCGCTTGTTTGAGCCTTTGAACAATATAGTTAACCAATTAAATAACTTAGAGCAGGCAAGGGTATCTGGAGAGCGTGTCTTTAAATTAATGGATGAACGAGGGTTTGATGTAGCTGACGACAAGATTCAACGATTAACAGGAGATGTTGAATTTGCTAATGTAACCTTTGGTTATAAGGAGAATGAAGCCGTTTTAAAAAATATAACGTTTCATGCCAAGCCAGGCGAAACAATTGCTCTCGTAGGTCATACTGGTTCTGGAAAAAGTTCGCTGATGAACTTGCTCTTTCGTTTTTATGATGCTCAAGAAGGCCGAATTTTGATGGATGGGCAAGACATCAGAGACTTATCGCCTCAAGCTTTGCGATCTCATATGGCAATTGTCCTCCAGGATCCTTATTTGTTCACCGGAACGATTGGATCAAATATTGCAATGGAAAATGAAGAGATGCCGAGAGAGGATATTGAGCAGGCACTGAGAGCCGTTGGTGGCGCAGAGATGTTTAAGCAGTTTGAAAAGGGCATCGATGAGCCTGTCAGAGAAAAAGGGAGCACACTCTCAAGTGGACAGCGTCAGCTCATCAGCTTTGCGCGTGCGCTGGCGATTGACCCAGCCATTCTCGTTCTTGATGAGGCGACTTCGAACATTGATACGGAGACTGAGGCGATGATCCAAAGAGGGCTTGATGTGTTGAAGAAGGGACGAACGACATTTATCATCGCGCATCGCCTGTCGACCATTCGAGATGCGGATCAGATTCTCGTGTTGGACGCTGGTCGGATTGTAGAAAGAGGAACGCATGAGCAATTAATGGCATTGGGTGGGAGTTATGCTCAAATGTACCGTTTACAAAAGCAAAAAAATGCTGGATAAACGATAATTAAACAGAGAATGGCAAGAGAGATGGAGACACGGCAAAATGTGTCTCCATTTTCATGACAAGAGGTCATGTTTTAAATTTTTAAGTCAAATGGAAGCGACACTAGGTCAACACTTCTAAACTAGTTTACCAATTCTACAAAGGTCGTATGAATACCAAGTGGATGTTTTTCTCTTACATAGCCGTCATATCCAACTTTAATTTTGTCTCCAATTTGAAATGTTGTGCCATTGGCAACGGAAAGATTCACATCTACTAGACTTCCTGATTTAAGAATGTCGCCTTTTTTTATTGAAACGAGTGCCATTTCGTCATTTAGTTCTTCAATTGTTCCGATGAAGGTAGCTTCACTCTCTTGATCATCCGCATGATCACCGCTAGAAGTGGTACAAGCGCCTAATAAACCAATAGATACAATAAGGATTAACGCAATAAGTTTCTTGATAGACATCACCACTCTCATATGAGATGTTGACACGATAGGATTAAAAAATGCTGCTCAGTCGAAATTGCTGAACTCTTTCACGAGCGTCATACTACATGTTATCTCTATTTTTATCACAAAAAAACCACATATCATTAGTCTTACGTGTTGGTGATGTACGTTAGAATTTGAATGTGTAAAATTTTTCAACGGTTGAAGAGCTTTTGTTACATCGTATATAGGTGATCCGTTAGGTTGTTTGGTGAGGAATATGCTATGATTCTTTTTGGGAAAAGGAGGTTCGTTCATGCAATATGATTGTATCGTCATCGGTGGTGGTCCAGCAGGATTAATGGCTGCCACGTCAGCCGCTCTTCATGGAGCAAGTGTTTGTGTCATTGAAAAAGGAAAAACGCTCGGTCGAAAGCTGGCGATTTCAGGTGGAGGACGCTGTAACGTTACGAACCGACAGCCTCTCCCAATTCTCGTTGAGCACCTACCGGGTAATGGTAAGTTTTTATATAGCGCCTTCTCAACTTATGACAATGAGGCGATTATTACATTTTTTGAAGACCTGGGCATTAAATTAAAAGAAGAAGATCGCGGTCGCATGTTTCCCGTATCAAATTCAGCGCAGGATGTTGTGAATGCATTGCTTAAAAAGCTTTCTACGCTAAAAGTTTCGCTGCGCACCGAAGCAAAGGTGGCTGGTCTTCGTTTACTTGATGGGCGTGTACAAGGTGTAAAGCTGGAGGATGGGACGGCAGTTGCTGCCAAGGCAGTGATTGTCGCTTCTGGTGGAAAATCTGTTCCGAAAACAGGCTCCACTGGGGATGGCTATGCATGGGCGAAGCAAGCAGGTCACACGATCACTGAATTATATCCTACAGAAGTACCGGTGACATCAAATGCGCCATGGATTCAATCTCGTGAATTGCAGGGACTGTCTTTACAGGATGTCGCTGTAACAGTGTATTCGCATAAGAATAAGCCGGTTAAAACGCATCGCTGGGATGCGCTGATTACGCATTTCGGATTTTCAGGTCCGGCGGTATTAAGGTGTAGTCAATATGTCGTTAAAGCCCTCAAGCATAGTAAAGGAAAAGGTGCTGTACAGCTTGGCTTTGATACGAAGCCAGACCAACATGAAGAAGACGTATTTCAAGAACTTGCCGCCATGCAGAAACAGGCGCCAGATAAAGCCTGTAAAAATACATTTAAAGGTTTTTTACAAGAAAGGTACTTGCGTTTTTTACTTGTGAAGGCCGGCATAGATGAAGGAGAGCCGGTTCGAACGGTTTCTAAGGTCAAGCTCCGTCAGCTAGCCTCTCTATGCAAGGATTTTCGAGTAGACGTCAATGGGACGCTTTCCATCGAGAAAGCATTTATTACTGGTGGCGGTGTTCATTTAAAAGAAGTTGATCCGAAAACAATGGCATCTAAGAAAATGCCTGGCCTTTTTTTCTCTGGTGAAATCTTAGATATCCATGGGTATACAGGCGGTTATAATATTACTGCTGCATTTGTGACTGGATTTTGTGCCGGTAAAGCGGCTGCGGAGTCGCGTAGCATTTGAGTAGGTGAATCTGTAAATGAATAAAGAAGCGAAAGCTATGTAAGCACCGATTGTCGTTATATGTATCAGAGTGTAGGCCAAGTCTTTCCCAGTCTTTGTCTACACTTTTTTTGTTGCGCACTTCGCAAGATGTTTGTTAGCCGAGGCGCGAAGGTGAACGTGGATGTGAATAGAGCTCTTTGTTCATGAGAGGATGACCGGACCAAAGTTAAGCAATGAAGGATGAGAACGTTTGTCAGCAGGCAGAACTGACGGTGCTTTGAAGCTGTTCGTTTTTTTACAAGAGCCATGTAACTCGTACTTTGATTCAAGGCAATATCTAGATTAATAAGTGTCAGAGATTGTTCAACTTTGCACAATCTATTTTATTTGAATAATGTTATGCTGGAATATAAACCTCTTAACAATGCTTGTAAAAATACCCCATAAGCCACTGAATATGAGAATTAATCGATGTATTCACATACAATTCCGACCAATGTCACCTTTTCATCACAAATTTTTGATGTTTTTGTGAACAATTATCGTCAAAACTATGACATCTGTTGAAATCGCTTCTTTTGCGACTGACAGGAGGTTCGTTTTCTTGGTACTCTCGTTGTTGGAACAGATAAGTGTCTGGAGAAAGGATTTCATTTTTCTTAATTTTAAAGCCAAAGTTTGGGAGGAAGGTGGATTGGCATGTTGCGTCGTCTAAAATCATGGACGGTATTTGGGATGATTGCTCTCGTTATGGCTGGGTGTAGTGCACCAACAGTCTTACAGCCGAAAGGACCAGTAGCGTCACAGCAAAGCGACCTTATTATCTTTTCAATTATATTTATGTTAACGATTGTTGCAGTTGTTTTCGTATTGCTTGTTGTGATCCTATTAAAATACCGGGATCGTAAAGAAAATCCGAACTACGATCCGGATCACGAAGGTAATATTTGGCTAGAAGTTGTCTGGACAGTTATTCCAGTTATTATCGTTATCGCGTTGTCTATTCCAACGGTTCAAACGATTTATTCATTAGAAGAGCCCCCAGAGGCGACACGAGATAAAGAGCCGTTAGTGGTTCATGCGACGTCAGTCAACTGGAAGTGGATATTTAGTTATCCAGAGCAAGACATTGAAACTGTGAATTATTTAAACATTCCAGTGGATCAACCTATTTTGTT
It contains:
- a CDS encoding ABC transporter ATP-binding protein, translated to MFQVLKRLSWFFKEEKKRYTIALSLLFIVGVIDLVPPRIIGLTVDQMQIGAMDKEKVVLYLFVLLGTTALSYILTYGWMYQLFGGAFLAEKRLRSKLMSHLFKMAPPFFERQRTGDLMARGTNDLKAVSMTAGFGLLTLVDATAFMLAILVAMTIMIDWKLTLAAVLPLPIMAVAIAYLGGKIHTRFTAAQKAFGTLNDRVLESVAGMRVIRAFRKERDDEERFYRMSEDVYEKNVRVAKIEAFFDPLVNIIVGLSYTIGLGYGTYLVLQQELTIGQLITFNIYLGMLIWPMFAIGELINIMQRGNASLARVNETLEEKEDVPDPENPAVVGGDGSIVFNELNFSYPDTDDAQLKEVSLRIGKGETIGIVGKTGSGKSTFVKQLLRFYPNIQGELGFYGAPIAQQAKVSVRARIGYVPQDHILFSASVQENIMFGNPDATEKEFNEAVRLSALEKDLTFLPEGLETMVGEKGVALSGGQKQRISIARALIDDPDVLILDDSLSAVDAKTEALIVENLQQNRTGKTTLITTHRMSAVEHADQIYVFDQGRIVESGTHDELMNGDGWYKEQAVRQKMDTEGVLP
- a CDS encoding ABC transporter ATP-binding protein; translation: MQTGKRLYQYALTSKKRILLGLLLLVVAVGAELSGPLIAKTIIDRHIVGVEEPWYSTTEQPNAVEYKGTWVIRESYADDANSLEPAGQVAQIGTTFYWTEEVLPQYGERSFDNGVMRVSSEEIEFTTQASPLSGSEILAFYQPEVAKIIGWLSFYLGLIIVATFFQYGQNYFLKVSANRIIQRMRIDVFSHLSRLPVRFFDNLPAGKIVSRVTNDTEAIRELYVAVLSNFFTSGIYMLGIYTAMFFLDARLAAFSLLLIPVMVVWMVVYRKLTSKHNHDIRSKISEINANMNENIQGMSMIQAFRREQDRMEQFEEMNESYMQSQKKLLLIDSLTSHNLTWVLRNIVVAMIIWFAAGGAAGTIGSIITLGTLYAFVDYVTRLFEPLNNIVNQLNNLEQARVSGERVFKLMDERGFDVADDKIQRLTGDVEFANVTFGYKENEAVLKNITFHAKPGETIALVGHTGSGKSSLMNLLFRFYDAQEGRILMDGQDIRDLSPQALRSHMAIVLQDPYLFTGTIGSNIAMENEEMPREDIEQALRAVGGAEMFKQFEKGIDEPVREKGSTLSSGQRQLISFARALAIDPAILVLDEATSNIDTETEAMIQRGLDVLKKGRTTFIIAHRLSTIRDADQILVLDAGRIVERGTHEQLMALGGSYAQMYRLQKQKNAG
- a CDS encoding NAD(P)/FAD-dependent oxidoreductase, yielding MQYDCIVIGGGPAGLMAATSAALHGASVCVIEKGKTLGRKLAISGGGRCNVTNRQPLPILVEHLPGNGKFLYSAFSTYDNEAIITFFEDLGIKLKEEDRGRMFPVSNSAQDVVNALLKKLSTLKVSLRTEAKVAGLRLLDGRVQGVKLEDGTAVAAKAVIVASGGKSVPKTGSTGDGYAWAKQAGHTITELYPTEVPVTSNAPWIQSRELQGLSLQDVAVTVYSHKNKPVKTHRWDALITHFGFSGPAVLRCSQYVVKALKHSKGKGAVQLGFDTKPDQHEEDVFQELAAMQKQAPDKACKNTFKGFLQERYLRFLLVKAGIDEGEPVRTVSKVKLRQLASLCKDFRVDVNGTLSIEKAFITGGGVHLKEVDPKTMASKKMPGLFFSGEILDIHGYTGGYNITAAFVTGFCAGKAAAESRSI